From the genome of Planctomycetia bacterium, one region includes:
- the acsA gene encoding acetate--CoA ligase, translating to MHWQPIQKKKMASGLLPNLPDYDQVRASFSWDKARCEITGLPDGGINIAYEAVDRHATGSRRDHVAIRWLGKSGDTQEITYPQLKERTDRFANALQRLGVTAGDRVYVLAGRIPELYVAALGTLKLRCVFCPLFSAFGPEPIKSRLNIGGGKVLLTTDTLYQKKIAGIRSELPSLEHVLLVKTSANSADIPGTQDLHALLGEASDSFTIPPTQPEDPALLHFTSGTTGTPKGAVHVHNAVIAHYVTGKLALDLHPEDIFWCTADPGWVTGTSYGIIAPLTIGVTCIIDEADFDAERWYRILQDQRVSVWYTAPTAIRMLMKAGLDVVKNYHFPQLRFLASVGEPLNPEAVVWGQEAFGIPFHDNWWQTETGGIMIANYTSMDVRPGSMGKPLPGVEAAIVQQDASGKVTEITIPDTMGELALRPGWPSIFRSYWKEPARYQKCFVDGFYLTGDLAKRDADGYFWFVGRKDDVIKTSGHLIGPFEVESILMEHPAVAEAGVIGKPDPVTLEIVKAFVALKPGHQPSDELRRELLGFARKRLGAVVAPKEIDFLTTLPKNRAGKIMRRLLKARELGLPEGDTSTLESN from the coding sequence ATGCACTGGCAACCGATTCAAAAAAAGAAGATGGCTTCCGGCCTTCTGCCTAATCTGCCTGATTATGACCAAGTGCGTGCTTCCTTCTCCTGGGATAAAGCACGCTGTGAAATCACTGGGTTGCCTGATGGTGGAATTAACATTGCTTATGAAGCTGTCGATCGCCATGCTACTGGTTCACGACGAGATCATGTAGCGATTCGCTGGCTTGGCAAAAGTGGTGACACACAAGAGATCACCTATCCTCAACTCAAAGAGCGTACCGATCGCTTTGCCAATGCATTGCAACGATTAGGCGTTACTGCAGGTGATCGAGTCTACGTGCTGGCAGGCCGTATTCCAGAACTATATGTTGCCGCTCTTGGAACATTGAAGTTGCGGTGCGTCTTTTGTCCCTTGTTCTCGGCATTTGGACCAGAGCCGATCAAATCGCGACTGAATATTGGTGGTGGCAAAGTCCTGCTCACTACGGACACGCTTTACCAGAAGAAGATTGCTGGCATTCGCTCAGAACTTCCATCACTGGAACATGTGTTGCTTGTGAAAACCTCAGCTAATTCAGCTGATATTCCAGGAACGCAAGATCTTCATGCCTTATTAGGTGAAGCAAGTGACTCGTTCACCATACCTCCAACTCAGCCGGAAGATCCTGCTCTGCTGCATTTCACCAGTGGTACGACAGGAACCCCCAAAGGAGCTGTGCATGTTCACAACGCTGTCATCGCACATTACGTAACAGGAAAGCTGGCATTGGACCTCCATCCAGAGGACATCTTCTGGTGCACCGCAGATCCAGGCTGGGTAACGGGTACCTCCTATGGAATCATCGCCCCATTAACCATTGGCGTCACGTGTATCATTGATGAAGCTGACTTTGATGCAGAGCGATGGTACCGCATCCTGCAGGATCAGCGCGTTTCTGTCTGGTACACTGCCCCGACAGCTATCCGAATGCTGATGAAGGCTGGATTGGATGTTGTCAAAAATTACCACTTTCCGCAATTACGATTTCTGGCAAGTGTGGGCGAACCACTGAACCCGGAAGCGGTGGTTTGGGGACAGGAGGCTTTTGGCATACCGTTTCATGATAACTGGTGGCAAACTGAAACAGGCGGCATCATGATTGCCAATTATACCAGCATGGATGTGCGTCCAGGTTCGATGGGTAAGCCTTTGCCAGGTGTTGAAGCAGCAATCGTTCAGCAGGATGCATCTGGCAAAGTAACGGAAATCACTATTCCAGATACCATGGGCGAATTAGCATTGCGTCCTGGTTGGCCATCCATCTTCAGATCTTACTGGAAGGAACCAGCCCGTTATCAAAAGTGCTTTGTGGATGGATTTTATCTCACCGGTGATCTCGCCAAACGCGATGCTGATGGGTATTTCTGGTTCGTCGGCAGAAAAGATGACGTCATCAAGACATCGGGACATCTGATTGGCCCGTTTGAAGTGGAAAGCATCCTGATGGAGCATCCAGCGGTTGCTGAAGCGGGAGTTATCGGCAAACCGGATCCTGTGACTCTGGAAATCGTCAAAGCCTTTGTCGCATTAAAACCCGGTCACCAGCCCAGCGACGAACTGCGGCGTGAGCTTCTAGGCTTCGCTCGCAAACGACTTGGCGCGGTAGTAGCTCCTAAAGAAATTGACTTCCTCACAACCTTGCCCAAGAACCGGGCTGGCAAGATCATGCGACGACTTTTGAAAGCTCGAGAACTCGGTTTGCCTGAAGGCGATACTTCCACTCTCGAATCAAACTGA
- a CDS encoding 2-oxo acid dehydrogenase subunit E2 gives MADFIMPKLGSDMTAGTLVAWRKKVGDTLQRGDIIAEVETEKGTIEVECFTSGVLTKLIVQPGEKVEVGAILAIIDDGISSPNAATVPPVPASIKPPESKPSDFVRVQTPPDAGNRQRISPAARELAKKLQVDVSVLQGTGPQGAITREDVERAASASVPVAPKEDRQARLRETIAAAMSRSKREIPHYYLATTIDLQSVMTWLAEENAKRPPTERLLAIALLIKAVALALKVTPELNATWDGTRVQLKNEIHTGVAVALRKGGLIAPAVHHADQLTVTELMTRIRDLVNRARAGTLRSSELADPTITVTNLGEQGVESVYGVIYPPQVAIVGFGKIVERPWVVDGQLVVRPVVTATLAADHRVSDGHSGGRFLSAVDKLLQEPGKL, from the coding sequence ATGGCTGATTTCATCATGCCGAAACTGGGATCAGATATGACCGCAGGCACCCTGGTTGCCTGGCGAAAGAAAGTTGGTGATACACTCCAGCGTGGCGATATCATCGCTGAAGTTGAAACCGAAAAGGGTACCATCGAAGTTGAGTGTTTTACCAGCGGAGTGCTGACTAAACTCATCGTGCAACCAGGCGAGAAGGTCGAGGTAGGGGCCATTCTCGCCATCATTGATGATGGAATATCTTCACCCAACGCAGCTACAGTGCCACCAGTGCCAGCTTCGATCAAGCCACCTGAGAGTAAACCATCTGACTTCGTTCGAGTACAAACACCCCCCGATGCAGGTAATCGTCAAAGAATATCACCAGCAGCACGGGAGTTGGCAAAAAAACTCCAGGTGGATGTGTCAGTTCTTCAAGGAACGGGGCCGCAAGGCGCTATAACACGAGAAGATGTGGAACGAGCCGCGTCAGCATCTGTGCCTGTTGCACCTAAAGAAGATCGGCAGGCCAGGCTGCGTGAAACGATTGCAGCAGCCATGTCTCGATCAAAACGTGAGATACCACACTACTATCTGGCCACGACCATCGATTTGCAGTCAGTCATGACTTGGCTCGCTGAGGAGAATGCAAAGCGTCCTCCCACGGAACGTCTGCTTGCCATTGCGTTGCTCATTAAGGCTGTTGCCCTGGCATTGAAGGTTACGCCGGAATTGAATGCCACCTGGGACGGAACCAGGGTGCAACTGAAAAATGAAATTCACACCGGTGTTGCTGTCGCACTTCGAAAGGGCGGCCTGATAGCTCCTGCTGTTCATCATGCTGACCAACTGACTGTAACTGAACTCATGACCAGAATTCGTGATCTTGTCAATCGCGCGAGAGCTGGAACGTTGCGCAGCTCAGAACTGGCTGATCCAACCATTACTGTGACCAATCTGGGAGAGCAGGGGGTTGAGTCTGTATACGGTGTCATCTATCCACCACAGGTTGCGATTGTCGGATTCGGCAAAATAGTGGAAAGGCCCTGGGTAGTTGACGGGCAACTGGTGGTTCGGCCAGTCGTCACAGCTACGCTGGCTGCAGATCATCGCGTGAGCGATGGACACAGTGGAGGGCGCTTCCTTTCTGCCGTCGATAAACTGTTACAGGAGCCAGGCAAATTATGA
- a CDS encoding HAMP domain-containing protein produces MHTTLRRRLLLIIAPVFLLLIVTGGIGAWIIVLLGQRSSTILRENYDSVRAMTRMLSALERIDEAHRQAASGISGQMRALHQQSWAEFDQQMSIEENNITILPEEQQLVALLQPAAKRYRQMSDTYLVQPDKQLLISLTEQHAEVVSLALQIRDLNDTHMYLASQAARTTAQRAIVGICAGLIVALAIVLLALWWMDRTVVVPLKAMRDAARSIGQGELQLVVPVLSHDEIGDLANEFNAMTRKLRGYKQSDLETLRLAQQTRQATIDSFPDPVIVLNPQGQLESANPAAQQLFGISSPSPDNTGPHWVPPEQLQKMVENARTQRLNIESNSFRDVVTFRFSNEERAYLPQIRRIESPEQAYLGTAVVLNDVTRFRLLDKYKTDWVATVSHELKTPLTSVRLAVHVLLEEVVGSLNPKQIELLLEARDGTERLFKLIEQLLALARLEDSAELLQREMVDIRALLQSCIDEVQSRLDDKQLEFTLDVAPRMPLSFLDPIRLKRAVSNLLDNAIQYTPRGGRIMLRAEPTSTNHIKLTLNDSGVGIPAEYLPKVFDRFFRVPDQDQTPGTGLGLAIVKEIVEAHGGEIACESQSGQGTAFIITLPTSGGAE; encoded by the coding sequence ATGCATACTACGCTTCGACGCCGGTTGCTGCTGATTATCGCTCCAGTGTTCTTGCTGTTGATCGTTACAGGCGGCATCGGTGCGTGGATCATTGTCTTACTTGGCCAACGCAGCAGCACTATCTTACGGGAGAATTATGACAGTGTGCGGGCCATGACGAGGATGCTGAGTGCACTGGAGCGTATCGACGAAGCACATCGTCAGGCAGCTTCCGGTATCAGTGGCCAGATGCGTGCTCTCCATCAACAAAGCTGGGCTGAGTTTGACCAACAGATGTCGATCGAAGAGAACAATATCACCATATTGCCTGAAGAACAGCAGCTGGTCGCATTACTGCAGCCTGCGGCAAAGCGATATCGTCAGATGAGTGATACCTACCTGGTACAGCCTGATAAGCAATTACTCATCTCGCTGACCGAGCAACACGCCGAAGTCGTATCGCTGGCCTTACAGATTCGTGATCTGAATGATACCCATATGTATCTGGCCAGCCAGGCAGCGCGAACGACTGCGCAACGGGCCATCGTCGGGATTTGTGCTGGGCTGATAGTCGCCCTCGCAATCGTACTGCTGGCCTTATGGTGGATGGATCGCACCGTCGTCGTTCCCCTGAAGGCGATGCGGGATGCCGCTCGCTCCATAGGCCAGGGTGAATTGCAGTTAGTAGTGCCCGTACTTAGTCATGATGAAATCGGTGATTTGGCGAACGAGTTCAACGCTATGACGCGCAAACTCCGTGGCTACAAGCAGTCAGATCTTGAAACACTTCGCCTTGCCCAGCAAACCCGTCAGGCGACCATTGATTCGTTCCCCGATCCAGTCATCGTGCTCAATCCGCAAGGACAGCTTGAATCAGCCAATCCCGCTGCTCAACAACTTTTCGGAATTAGCTCACCCAGTCCTGATAATACAGGGCCACACTGGGTACCTCCTGAGCAGTTGCAGAAAATGGTCGAGAATGCCCGCACACAACGACTTAACATAGAAAGCAACAGTTTTCGTGACGTTGTGACATTTCGCTTCAGCAATGAAGAACGTGCCTACTTACCGCAAATCCGGCGGATCGAATCGCCAGAGCAGGCTTACCTCGGCACTGCTGTGGTTCTTAACGATGTCACTCGGTTTCGGCTTCTGGACAAGTACAAAACTGATTGGGTTGCTACGGTCAGCCATGAACTGAAGACGCCCCTTACCAGCGTTCGTTTGGCGGTGCATGTGCTGCTGGAGGAAGTGGTTGGCTCTCTAAATCCGAAACAGATAGAACTCCTGCTCGAAGCACGTGACGGCACCGAACGGCTCTTCAAGCTCATCGAACAATTGCTTGCACTGGCTCGGCTGGAAGACTCGGCGGAGCTTTTGCAGCGAGAAATGGTGGATATTCGTGCATTATTGCAATCATGTATTGATGAGGTGCAATCGCGGCTGGATGACAAGCAGCTTGAATTCACATTGGATGTCGCTCCACGCATGCCTTTGTCCTTCCTCGATCCCATTCGACTCAAGCGGGCTGTGTCCAACCTGCTCGATAATGCGATTCAGTACACACCGCGAGGGGGGAGAATCATGCTACGAGCAGAACCGACATCGACCAACCATATTAAACTCACGTTGAACGATTCCGGAGTGGGCATCCCTGCTGAGTATTTACCGAAGGTCTTCGACCGTTTCTTTCGCGTCCCAGATCAGGATCAAACCCCGGGCACTGGCTTGGGCCTGGCCATCGTGAAGGAAATCGTCGAAGCACACGGTGGAGAAATCGCCTGCGAAAGCCAGTCGGGTCAAGGTACCGCATTTATCATCACGCTGCCAACGAGCGGGGGTGCGGAATGA
- a CDS encoding alpha-ketoacid dehydrogenase subunit beta encodes MTSMTFREAIRAALREALLNDPKVFLLGEDVGRYGGAFACSKGLYEEFGPERIRDAPLSESGFVGAGIGAAINGMRPIVEIMTVNFSLLALDQILNNAAILRHMSGGQVSVPVVIRMSTGGGRRVAAQHSNSLECWYAHIPGITVLAPATVTDARYMLRQALQEPDPVFIFEHIMLLPVTGEVDETASPMPLRQAAIRRPGKDISLITYGGSLPKVMKSAETLSKQGIDAEVIDLRVLRPLDMKTILQSISRTHRAVIIDEGWKTGSLAGEISAQIMEQGFYDLDAPVARICSAEVPIPYAMHLEDAALPQSETVVKTVVEIMNRHG; translated from the coding sequence ATGACCAGTATGACCTTTCGCGAAGCCATTCGAGCAGCACTGCGAGAAGCTCTGCTTAACGATCCGAAAGTCTTTCTCTTAGGGGAAGACGTCGGTCGCTACGGTGGTGCATTTGCCTGTAGTAAAGGTTTGTATGAAGAGTTTGGACCTGAACGCATACGGGATGCTCCACTCTCGGAATCTGGATTCGTGGGAGCTGGTATTGGTGCTGCGATTAATGGTATGCGCCCGATCGTCGAGATTATGACGGTCAATTTCAGTCTGCTCGCACTCGATCAGATACTGAATAATGCTGCCATACTCCGCCACATGTCGGGAGGTCAAGTCAGTGTTCCGGTGGTGATTCGGATGTCAACAGGAGGAGGCCGTCGTGTGGCTGCTCAACATTCCAACAGCCTGGAATGCTGGTATGCTCATATCCCGGGTATTACAGTTTTGGCACCTGCGACGGTAACAGATGCTCGGTACATGTTGCGTCAGGCACTTCAGGAGCCTGATCCTGTTTTTATCTTTGAGCATATCATGCTGCTGCCAGTAACTGGTGAAGTAGATGAAACTGCTTCACCCATGCCGCTGCGGCAGGCAGCCATTCGCCGACCCGGCAAAGATATCTCGCTGATTACCTATGGTGGATCGCTCCCCAAAGTGATGAAGTCAGCTGAGACGCTATCCAAACAGGGTATTGATGCTGAAGTGATTGATCTTCGAGTGCTGCGTCCATTGGACATGAAAACGATTCTTCAATCCATTTCCAGGACACACCGTGCGGTAATAATCGATGAAGGGTGGAAAACAGGTAGCCTTGCAGGAGAGATCAGCGCGCAGATCATGGAACAAGGTTTCTACGATCTCGATGCCCCTGTTGCTCGTATCTGTTCAGCCGAGGTGCCTATACCTTATGCCATGCACCTGGAGGATGCAGCACTTCCTCAGTCTGAAACGGTAGTCAAAACTGTTGTGGAGATAATGAATCGTCATGGCTGA
- a CDS encoding CpaF family protein: MMLHPVDPQDIYQVAKKHLHKKIIQRIDPAELERIPEQSRRTELKQLVESMVEADTHPLNPLQRATLIEELLDEMLGFGPLEPILREPNVNDILVNGCNTMFIEQAGILKEIPNPFSSDSQLMEIIQRIISRVGRRVNESSPMVDARLPDGSRFNAIIPPLALDGPLVSIRRFGARPLRLEDLLNFKSLTGDMARFLEAAVQARLNIIVSGGTGSGKTTLLNTLSAYIPHRDRIVTIEDAAELQLQQRHVCRLESRPANIEGRGQVTIRELLRNALRMRPDRIVIGECRGAEALDMLQAMNTGHDGSLTTLHANSPRDSLSRLETMIMLAGLELPISAMRQQICSAVNLVVQIERLPGGARKITRITELTGMESEIITMQDLFIFKQLGVNAVGKAYGRFECTGILPHHLHKINEAGIHLPGEMFRQRIMLEIS, encoded by the coding sequence ATGATGCTGCATCCGGTAGATCCCCAGGACATCTACCAGGTTGCCAAGAAACACCTGCATAAGAAGATCATTCAGCGGATCGATCCGGCAGAACTCGAACGCATTCCGGAGCAGTCGCGTCGAACGGAACTGAAGCAACTGGTGGAAAGTATGGTCGAAGCGGATACGCATCCGCTCAACCCTCTGCAGCGAGCGACATTAATCGAAGAACTACTGGACGAGATGCTGGGTTTCGGCCCCCTGGAACCCATCCTGCGCGAGCCGAATGTCAACGATATTCTGGTCAATGGCTGCAACACCATGTTCATCGAGCAGGCGGGGATTCTCAAGGAGATCCCCAATCCCTTTTCCAGCGACAGCCAGTTGATGGAAATTATTCAGCGGATCATCAGCCGGGTCGGGCGAAGAGTCAATGAAAGTTCGCCCATGGTGGATGCACGCTTGCCCGATGGCTCGCGTTTCAATGCCATTATTCCTCCTCTGGCGCTCGATGGCCCCCTGGTCAGTATTCGCCGATTTGGCGCCAGGCCGCTTCGCCTGGAGGATCTGCTGAATTTCAAATCACTCACCGGTGATATGGCCCGTTTTCTGGAAGCAGCCGTGCAGGCCCGTTTGAACATTATCGTTAGTGGTGGCACAGGCAGCGGGAAAACGACGCTGCTGAATACACTGTCGGCCTATATTCCGCATCGCGATCGCATCGTCACCATTGAAGACGCCGCTGAACTGCAGTTACAGCAGCGGCATGTCTGTCGGTTGGAATCACGTCCGGCCAATATTGAAGGCCGGGGGCAGGTTACTATTCGCGAGCTGCTGCGCAACGCGCTGCGCATGCGTCCGGACCGCATCGTCATTGGCGAGTGCCGTGGCGCGGAAGCACTCGATATGCTCCAGGCCATGAATACCGGACATGATGGTTCTCTCACCACTCTCCATGCCAACAGCCCGCGCGATTCCCTGAGTCGACTGGAAACGATGATCATGCTGGCCGGGCTAGAACTGCCTATCTCTGCCATGCGGCAACAGATCTGCTCGGCAGTAAATCTGGTGGTGCAGATAGAAAGACTGCCCGGCGGGGCTCGCAAAATCACCAGGATCACCGAATTGACGGGTATGGAAAGCGAAATTATCACCATGCAGGATCTGTTCATCTTCAAGCAACTCGGTGTCAATGCAGTGGGCAAAGCCTATGGCCGTTTTGAATGTACTGGCATCCTGCCACATCACTTGCACAAGATTAACGAAGCTGGTATCCACCTGCCCGGAGAAATGTTCCGACAACGCATCATGCTGGAAATCAGTTGA
- a CDS encoding autotransporter-associated beta strand repeat-containing protein: MGSLIKTDTGTLVLTGNYSYSGGTYLNNGFIQVNSDSQLVIFNP; the protein is encoded by the coding sequence ATGGGCAGCCTGATCAAGACTGACACCGGTACGCTCGTACTCACCGGTAACTATTCCTACAGCGGCGGTACTTACCTCAACAATGGATTCATTCAGGTGAACAGCGATTCCCAGCTGGTTATCTTTAACCCTTAA
- a CDS encoding universal stress protein, with protein MTPNRDPEHFLGLIRSQQRGKLKIYLGFAPGVGKTYEMLQEGQRLQKQGIDVVVGILETHGRTETAAQIGTLELIPRRMVEYRGVKLEELDLEGLLRRKPTVALIDELAHTNAPGSRNSKRYQDVEEILRGGIHVITTLNIQHIESLYDVIEQFTGIKVKERVPDHVLAQADQIINVDVAAEDLQDRLKQGKVYPRERVERALANFFTAENLSRLRELTLEEIASALDRQRQQRTGTTVNASDRVMVCLSSRSPNLHRLLRKAARLADRFNAPLYAVYVQTPREAMDKVDAALQRQITEAQTLAQQLGAIPMQFKGETFEATVAAFVAEYNITHIVMGRSQLPWYRRWFGNSPVERLLSQVPMVDVTLVDVK; from the coding sequence ATGACGCCAAACCGCGACCCTGAACACTTTCTCGGCCTCATTCGCTCGCAGCAACGCGGAAAACTGAAGATATACCTCGGCTTCGCTCCCGGTGTCGGCAAAACCTACGAGATGCTTCAGGAAGGCCAGCGGCTGCAGAAGCAGGGAATCGATGTCGTCGTCGGAATCCTGGAAACACATGGCCGTACCGAAACGGCAGCACAGATTGGCACCCTGGAGCTAATACCTCGCAGAATGGTGGAGTATCGGGGAGTAAAACTCGAAGAACTGGACCTGGAGGGTCTACTTCGACGCAAGCCTACCGTGGCACTCATTGACGAACTGGCTCACACGAACGCTCCAGGCTCTCGCAACAGCAAACGTTATCAGGATGTAGAAGAAATCCTGCGGGGTGGCATCCATGTCATTACCACTCTCAACATCCAGCACATCGAAAGCCTCTACGATGTGATCGAACAATTCACCGGCATCAAAGTTAAGGAACGCGTGCCGGATCATGTGCTTGCTCAGGCTGATCAGATCATTAATGTCGATGTCGCCGCCGAGGATTTACAGGACAGGCTGAAGCAAGGCAAAGTCTATCCACGCGAGCGTGTCGAACGCGCCTTGGCGAACTTCTTCACCGCGGAGAATCTCAGTCGTCTGCGTGAACTTACCCTGGAGGAAATTGCTTCTGCTCTCGATCGTCAGCGCCAGCAGCGTACCGGGACTACCGTCAATGCTTCCGACCGCGTGATGGTCTGCCTCAGTTCCCGCAGTCCTAACCTCCATCGGCTCCTCCGCAAGGCTGCACGCCTGGCAGATCGCTTCAACGCACCCCTTTATGCTGTCTATGTGCAGACGCCCCGTGAAGCCATGGACAAAGTCGATGCCGCATTGCAGCGGCAGATCACGGAAGCCCAGACCCTTGCTCAGCAACTCGGCGCTATTCCGATGCAGTTCAAAGGTGAGACATTCGAAGCCACCGTGGCAGCTTTCGTTGCCGAGTACAACATCACTCATATCGTCATGGGCCGTTCCCAGCTTCCCTGGTATCGTCGCTGGTTTGGCAACTCCCCCGTGGAACGATTGCTGTCCCAGGTGCCCATGGTCGATGTGACTTTGGTGGATGTGAAGTAG
- a CDS encoding acyl carrier protein: MNADEIKAIVFQQLCAVAPETEPSQVQLQQNLRDQLDLDSVDFLNFIIGLHKQFKIDIPEKDYPQLMTIESCVSYLSKKQSSATT; encoded by the coding sequence ATGAACGCAGATGAGATCAAGGCGATTGTCTTTCAGCAACTGTGTGCTGTTGCTCCGGAAACAGAACCATCTCAGGTTCAGCTGCAACAGAACTTACGGGATCAACTCGACCTGGACTCGGTTGATTTCCTGAACTTTATCATTGGACTACATAAACAGTTCAAGATCGACATCCCTGAAAAGGACTATCCCCAGCTCATGACGATCGAGAGCTGTGTCAGTTATTTGTCCAAGAAACAATCGAGCGCAACAACCTGA
- a CDS encoding Glu/Leu/Phe/Val dehydrogenase: MTTAPFVWEKYCDELGPEKVVHLYDPQIGMRGFVVVDNTACGPAIGGVRMAADVTMDEVFRLARAMTLKNAAAGLPHGGGKAGIMADPRSSDKARLIRSFARSIREITSYIPGPDMGTDESCMGWIRDEIGRSVGLPRVLGGIPLDELGATGFGLARSAEVAAPFCQLKLQGARLAVEGFGNVGRPAAQRLAELGVKLVAASDSKGAIYQEQGIDVEQLIAAKHQSGSVTGYRQGTSIKPDDLFSVPCDILIPAARPDCIHAKNAASIQAKLILQGANIPATSEAETLLHQRRVVIVPDFIANAGGVICASVEYHSGTQGMAFDTIAQKIRENTHDVLTRSKADKVEPRQAAIDLARERVRSAMLLRKKD, from the coding sequence ATGACTACGGCACCTTTTGTCTGGGAAAAGTACTGTGATGAACTCGGACCTGAAAAGGTGGTTCATCTCTATGACCCCCAGATAGGAATGCGTGGATTTGTAGTAGTTGACAACACTGCGTGTGGGCCAGCCATCGGTGGTGTACGCATGGCTGCTGATGTAACCATGGATGAGGTGTTCCGCCTGGCACGAGCGATGACTTTGAAGAATGCTGCAGCAGGGCTGCCACATGGTGGTGGCAAAGCAGGGATCATGGCGGATCCGAGAAGCAGCGACAAGGCTCGTTTGATTCGCAGTTTTGCACGGAGCATTCGAGAGATTACCAGCTATATCCCAGGGCCGGATATGGGGACCGATGAAAGCTGTATGGGTTGGATACGGGATGAGATTGGCCGCTCGGTGGGACTGCCACGAGTACTGGGAGGTATTCCTCTCGATGAATTGGGTGCAACAGGTTTCGGCCTGGCTCGTTCTGCTGAAGTGGCAGCACCGTTCTGTCAGCTGAAGCTTCAAGGTGCCAGGTTGGCTGTGGAAGGATTCGGCAACGTCGGACGACCGGCAGCTCAGCGACTCGCTGAGCTAGGTGTCAAACTGGTAGCTGCCAGTGATTCAAAGGGGGCGATCTACCAGGAACAAGGAATCGATGTTGAGCAGCTGATTGCTGCCAAACATCAATCTGGCAGTGTTACAGGGTATCGACAGGGTACTTCTATTAAACCGGATGATCTCTTTTCCGTTCCATGTGACATCTTGATCCCCGCTGCCCGTCCAGACTGCATTCATGCTAAAAATGCAGCATCCATTCAGGCGAAGCTGATCCTGCAGGGGGCAAACATCCCTGCAACTTCTGAAGCTGAGACATTGTTGCATCAACGTCGTGTTGTGATCGTGCCGGATTTCATCGCCAATGCTGGTGGTGTGATTTGTGCTTCTGTCGAGTATCATTCAGGAACGCAAGGTATGGCGTTTGACACGATTGCTCAGAAGATTCGTGAAAATACTCACGATGTACTTACACGCAGCAAGGCTGACAAAGTGGAACCACGACAGGCAGCTATTGATCTTGCCAGAGAACGTGTACGAAGTGCCATGCTACTTCGCAAGAAGGACTGA
- the pdhA gene encoding pyruvate dehydrogenase (acetyl-transferring) E1 component subunit alpha, whose translation MPDLKKTDQITAQEGLGLLKTMLLIRRFEEQSAEQYSKGKIQGFLHLYIGEEAVAVGAIPCLKSEDAIISTYREHGHALARGISAGAIMAEMFGKANGCSRGRGGSMHIFDASKRFFGGNAIVAGGLPLAVGMALADKMQRNDHVTMCIFGDGAVAEGEFHESLNLAALWKLPVLFLCENNDYAMGTHLVRHQAQADIAAKAKSYGMPAEVIDGMDILAVRTGTQSALDSIRSGEGPCFLEMRTYRFRAHSMYDAELYRNKNEVEVWKQRDPIQLFITYLTSAGLMNAQDLQLLEDRVAEEIRQAIETAETGPWEPIEDLLKDVHTPESI comes from the coding sequence ATGCCTGACTTGAAAAAGACTGATCAAATAACCGCACAGGAAGGCTTGGGCTTGTTAAAGACAATGCTCTTGATTCGTCGCTTTGAAGAACAGTCCGCTGAGCAGTACTCCAAGGGAAAAATCCAGGGCTTTCTCCACCTCTACATTGGTGAGGAAGCAGTAGCGGTGGGAGCGATCCCTTGTCTGAAGTCAGAAGACGCCATCATTTCCACGTACCGTGAGCATGGCCATGCATTGGCTCGAGGTATCAGTGCTGGTGCTATCATGGCTGAAATGTTTGGCAAGGCCAATGGATGCAGCCGGGGTCGTGGTGGTTCGATGCATATCTTTGATGCCAGCAAGCGATTCTTCGGTGGTAACGCAATTGTTGCAGGTGGTTTGCCATTGGCAGTTGGTATGGCACTGGCTGACAAGATGCAACGGAATGATCACGTCACGATGTGTATCTTTGGCGATGGAGCGGTTGCTGAAGGTGAGTTCCACGAGTCACTGAACTTGGCTGCTCTCTGGAAGTTACCTGTACTCTTTCTCTGTGAAAACAACGATTATGCCATGGGAACCCACCTGGTGCGTCATCAGGCACAGGCTGATATTGCTGCTAAAGCAAAAAGCTATGGCATGCCTGCTGAGGTGATTGATGGAATGGATATCCTGGCTGTGCGAACGGGTACACAATCCGCTCTTGATTCGATTCGCAGCGGCGAAGGTCCTTGTTTCCTGGAAATGCGTACGTACCGGTTCCGTGCTCACTCGATGTACGATGCTGAACTTTATCGAAACAAGAATGAAGTGGAGGTGTGGAAACAACGTGATCCCATACAGCTGTTTATCACCTATTTGACATCCGCCGGATTAATGAATGCGCAGGATCTACAACTTCTGGAAGATCGTGTGGCAGAGGAAATAAGGCAAGCAATCGAGACCGCAGAGACGGGTCCCTGGGAGCCAATAGAAGACCTGCTCAAAGACGTTCACACTCCGGAATCAATATGA